TCTGGCATTGCGCAGCTGCGCCGAAGGATGGATGACCGGCTCGCCGTCACGCGAGGCCTTGGGCGAATGCCGTTTCGGATGGTCCTTGGTCATGAGCAGGGACAATAATGCAAAAGCCGCCCCTGAGGAGCGGCTCTGCGAAATCGACGATCGCTGAAACGATCAGGCGGCCTTTTCGGCGGCCACGCGCTTCTCGACGCTCTTCTTCAGGCGGCGGGCTTTCAGCGAGAGATTCTCGCCGCGGGCCTTGGCCAGGAAGGCATCGAGGCCGCCGGCATGCTCGACCGACTTCAGCGCGATGGCGCTGACGCGGAAATTGTAGCTCAGTCCCATCGCATCGCTGATGAGGTTGACATTGCACAGGTTCGGCAGGAACCGTGTCTTGGTCTTGTTGTTGGCGTGGCTGACCTTATTGCCGACCTGAACGCCTTTACCGGTTAACTCGCAACGACGAGCCATTTCACTGCTCCAAACTCAAATCGCGGAAAGAGGCCGGTCGTATAAGGGCAAACCCCCTCGTCCGTCAAGTTTGGCAGCACTTTCTTTGGCTTGCATATGGCCGCAGGGCGCAACATCGCCCAAAAAGCGCCCGGTCCCATTTTGATACAATTGGTAAATGCTCCGGCCTGAACCACCCCTCGGAAGTCTTAACAAGGCTCCTCGGCCTTGTGGCAGGATGCCGACCGGCCACAAGATCTAGACGCAACCCTTTGGAACAAATACAGAAAATCGTGAGATCAGCGATTCGGACATGCTCTGTTCCGAAAGGGGAACAGATCCTTAACGGGAGGCCGAAAGTTGCCGCCCATTTGGTCAGAGTTTGTGAAGCATGAGGACCTGCGACGGGACGAAATTAACTTTCCACGGGGCACTCTGCCCGGCATCCGGCCCTTGTCCGGGAAAGACGCCCATAGATTGACGCAGTGAAATGAATGCTTTGCCTACGGAACAAAGCCGGAATTGTGGTCCGGTCAGCGATTCGGGCAGGCTTTGTTCGCCTTTGAATCCGAAGGTTAAGATCGCGGTCATTTTGCCCCGTCGGAAGCTCTTGACCCCGCCCCTCCGGGGCATCAAGTGAGGGGCAAGAATATGCCCGCCTCCCGTAGTGTCACGGCCGTCCTCGGCCCCACCAATACCGGCAAGACCCATCTCGCCGTCGAGCGCATGCTGGCCCATGGGTCCGGCATGATCGGGCTGCCTTTGCGTCTCCTGGCGCGCGAAATCTATGACCGGGTCCGCTTGCGGGTTGGCGATCATGCAGTGGCCCTCGTCACCGGCGAGGAGAAGATCATTCCGGCCGCCCCCCGCTTCTGGGTGGCAACGGTGGAGGCCATGCCCTCCAATATCGACGTCAATTTCCTCGCCATTGACGAGATCCAGCTCTGCGCCGATTTCGAGCGCGGCCATATCTTCACCGACCGTTTGCTCAACCGGCGCGGCCGCGAGGAGACAATGCTCCTGGGGGCAGCCACCATGCGCCCGATCATCGAGAGGCTGGTGCCCGGCACGACCTTCATTGCCAGGCCGCGCTTCTCCAAGCTGACCTATGCCGGCCAGAAGAAGCTGTCGCGCCTGCCCCGGCGCTCGGCCGTCGTCGCCTTCTCGGCCGAGACCGTCTATGCGGTGGCGGAACTCATCCGCCGCCAGCGCGGCGGCGCCGCGGTCGTTCTGGGGGCGCTTTCGCCGCGCACCCGCAATGCGCAAGTGGCTCTCTTCCAATCGGGCGATGTCGACTATCTGGTGGCGACCGACGCCATCGGCATGGGCCTCAACATGGATGTCGATCACGTCGCCTTCGCCGCGACGCGCAAATTCGACGGCTTCCACTACCGCAATCTGACGCCTTCCGAGCTGGGCCAGATCGCCGGACGCGCCGGGCGCTATCTCAATGACGGCACATTCGGCACCACCGCCGAGGCCGACCCCTTCGATGCCGATACGGTGGAACGCCTCGAGAACCACAAGTTCGACAATGTGCCGGTGCTCCAGTGGCGCAACCGCGATCTCGACTTCCGCTCGATCGACGCCTTGAAGCGAAGCCTCGGTCATTTTCCACGCCTCGAGGGCCTGACGCGGGCGCAAGCCGGGCCCGACATCCTGGCGCTCGAGGCATTGGCGCGCGACAACGAGATCGCAGGTCTTGCCGCCAGCCCGGTCCAGGTGGCACTTTTATGGGATGTCTGCCAGATCCCCGACTACCGCAATATCAGCGCGAGCGAGCATTCCGGGCTTGTCGGCCGCATCTTCGAATTCCTGTCCCGGGACAAGGGTCGTATCCCGGAAGACTGGTTCGCCCGCCAGCTCAGCCATTGCGACCGCTCCGACGGCGACATCGATACCTTGTCCAACCGCATTGCCCATGTGCGGACCTGGACTTTTGTGGCAAACCGTGGCGACTGGCTGGAGGCGCCGCTTTTCTGGCAGTCGCGCACCCGCGAAATTGAGGACAAACTATCAGATGCCTTGCATGTAAGGCTCACACAGCGTTTTATCGACCGCCGCACGAGCGTGCTCATGCGGCGACTGGCCCAAAAGGAAGAATTGATGTCGACGGTTGAGGAAGATGGCGCCCTGCATGTGGAAGGCGAGTATGTGGGACGCATCAAGGGGTTCCACTTCATTCCCGACGGGGCTGATGGAGCCACCGGCAAGACGGTGAAGGCAGCCTCGCTCAAGGCCGTGGCGGCGGAAATATCAGGCCGCGCCCAGACTGTTGCCGCCTGTCCCGATCCCGACCTGTCGTTGACGAGGCTCGGCCAGATCGTCTGGCAGAACGCGCCCATCGCCAGGCTCGAAGCCGGCCCCTCGCTGCTCAAGCCGCGCATAGCCATCATCGCCGACGACCAGTTGACCGGGACCGATCGCGAGGCGGTGCAGGCGCGGCTCGAGAAGTTTCTGAGCCGCCACATCGCCAATATCGCCGAACCCTTGATCAAGCTCGAAGAGGGTGAGGGGCTCACGGGTGCGAGCCGCGGCATCGCCTTCCGGCTGGTCGAAACATTGGGCGTGCTGCCGCGCGATCAGGTTGCGCAGGAAGTCAAGGGCCTGAGCCAGGACGAGCGCGCCGCCTTGCGCAAATTCGGCGTGCGTTTCGGCGCCTTCAATATCTTCGTGCCGGTGCTGCTGAAGCCCGCCGCCACGCAATTGCGCCTGCTGCTCTGGGCCCTGGAGCGCAGCAAGGACAGCAAATTCGACGTCGAGACCTTGCCGGAATCACCGGGCCAGGGCCTCACCTCCGCCCTCTTCGACCGCTCGACACCGCGCGGCTTCTACGGCATTTGCGGCTATCGCATCTGCGGACCGCGCGTGGTGCGCATCGACATGCTGGAGCGCCTCGCCGACATGATCCGCGACCGCGTCTTCTGGCGCCCGCGCTTCCCCGAGGAACCGCGCCCGGCGGGCTCCATCGAAGGCGGCGGCTTCACGATCGTGCCCGACATGATGTCGCTGGTCGGCTGCTCGGGCGAGGAATTCCAGGCGATCCTGCGCAGTCTCGATTTCCGCATGCAGAAGCGCAAGGTGAAGCGGCTCGCCCCGGCAGCTGCCGCAGTTGAAACGGGCAACACCGAGCCGGCCGCTGTTGCGGCAACCGACGATAATACGGTGCCTGAGGGTGTGGAGGCCTCGGCCGAGCCTGTGCCCGAAGCATCGGCAGAGCCTGCGCCCGAAGTATCGGCAGAGCCCGTGATCGAAACGCCGACGGAGCCGGTGGCCGAAACGCCGACGGAGCCGGTGGTCGAGGTCCCGCCGGAAGCCGCTGCCGCTGCGATCGAAACCGAGCCCCCCAAAGATGAGGCGGAGCCAGAAGCCGCGCCGGCGGCGGCTGCCGAGGCAGCGCCGGCCGAGTCGGCCGCCGATGAGATCGAGATCGAGGTCTGGTGGCCCAAGGATACCGGCCCCTTCCGCCGCGAGCGCCAGAAACCGGAGGCCCGGCCGCAGCCGCAGCAACGCCATCGGCGTGGCAAGGATCGGCCGGAGCAAAAGTCTCAGGACGGCGGCAAGCCGGCCCAGCGGACCCATAAGCCGCAGCGGCCGCCGCGCCCCGAGCGCAAGCCCGAGAAGCCGATCGACCCCGATTCGCCTTTCGCCGTGCTGGGGGCCCTGAAGGCGCAACTCGCCAATAAGACGTGAACCGGCAGCGCATCGACAAATGGCTGTGGTTCGCCCGCATGGTGAAGACCCGGACTTTAGCGGCGGCCATAGTGTCGCAGGGTCAGGTCCGGCTGAACAAGATCAAGGTCGTGAAGCCCGCCCAGGAGGTGGGGCCGGGCGATATTATCACCCTCGCCGCCCATGGCCGAGTCCGGGTGCTCAAGGTTCTTGGGGTCGCCCAGCGCAGGGGCCCGTCCAGCGAAGCCCAGACCCTCTATGAGGACATAGCAGACCCGGCAGCGTCCGATAATCTGCAACATTAGCGCGCATCCCAGCGAAGTTCGCCGCAAAGGATTCGCGCTAAATCAATACTTTAGAGCAAAACCTGATCGCCAGGGTGTTCAATTTCGGCGGGATTTGCTCTAACCCTGAAGCCTTGCTATAGAGCGTTCGGAAAAAAGAACGGATTGCCGCGAATGACTTATATCGTCACGGAAAACTGCATTAAATGCAAATACATGGACTGCGTGGAGGTCTGCCCCGTAGATTGTTTCTATGAAGGCGACAACATGCTCGTCATCCATCCGGACGAATGCATCGACTGCGGTGTCTGCGAGCCGGAATGCCCGGCCGACGCGATCAAGCCCGATACTGAGCCGGGCCTCGAAAAGTGGCTGCAGCTCAACACCGAATATGCCCCGAAATGGCCAAATATCACGGTAAAACGGGACGCGCCCCCCGACGCCAAGGAGTTCGACGGGGTGGAGGGCAAGTTCGACAAGTATTTCTCGCCCGAGCCCGGCGAAGGTGATTGATCGCTACATTTTGCGGGGGCATTAACCTTTTCCCCTGCTAATATCGCTCGTTACGCACAATTATACCGTACACGGACAGGTCGGACTTTAATTTTCATTAAAGCCGTGCTATATTCTCTCATGATGTAAACCAGACTTACGGAAACGATCCCGGGCCCCCAAAGCTCGGATTTTTTTCGCCAAGTGCCTGTCCACTGCGGAAAGAGGGCCCGCGATCCCCATCCGCTGGACTGCCGGAAAGGCGAGATCAGTCGATCGGCCGTTTGTGCAAGGCGTAGGCTGTGGCTTGCGCCATCGATAGGTTGCGAGGCGAAGGAAAGCCATGACCAAATCGAAGACAAAGGCCAAAGTTAAGTCCTTGAAACCTGCAGGTAAGAAAAAGATCGTGAAAGCCACTGCCAAGAAGAAGCCGGCCGTGAAGGCCAAGACTGTCGCCACGCCGAAGAAGATGAAGCCCGCCGTTCAGCCGGCCAAGTCCGCGGCCAAGCCGGCCCACAAGCCCGAGGCGAAGCCCCATGCGCCGCAGCCCCATAAGCCCGCCGCTCATGCGCCTAAGCCTCAGGCCCCGGCCCATCCGGCGAAGCCGCAGGCGCCTCAGGCCCACAAGCCGGCGCATCCGGTCCACGCCCCCGCGGCCCCGGCCCCCATCACCAACATGGCCGACAAGCCGGTCGTCGCCACGCCGGCGGCCAAGAAGCTTGTGTTCAAGGTCAACGAGCTGATCGTCTATCCGGCGCATGGCGTCGGCCGCGTCGTGCAGATCGAGGAGCAGGAGATCGCCGGCATCACGCTCGAGCTCTATATCGTCGATTTCGAGAAGGAGAAACTGCGCCTCAAGGTGCCGACTTCGAAGTCGGAACAGAAGGGCATGCGCAAGCTCGCCGACAAGCCGCTCATCGACCATGCGATGAAGGTTCTGAAGGGCCGCGCCCGCGTCAAGCGCACCATGTGGTCGCGCCGCGCCCAGGAATACGAAGCGAAGATCAATTCCGGCGATCTGATCGCGGTGGCCGAGGTCGTGCGCGACCTGTACCGCTCCGAGCGCCAGCCCGAGCAGTCCTACTCCGAACGCCAGCTCTTCGAGCAGGCGCTCGACCGCATGGCGCGCGAGATCGCCGCCGTGAAGAAGATCGACGACGACATGGCGATCAAGGAAATCGAGACCTTCCTCGCCAAGAACGCCCACCGCAACACCAAGGCGGATGACGGCGTTCCGGCGGAAGAAGCCGCCTGAAACGACGCTTCGAATAGTTGAGCAAGAGCCCGGCCCTGCGCCGGGCTTTTTGTTTGCCGGTGACTTCCGACGGTGGCGCCGGAGCCGCGGGAGATGTAGACTTTCGCCGCATCCTGGCAGGCAATCATGAGCCAGCAACCCGTCGTCAAGCCGCGCACGAAGACCAGGGCGAAAGTCGAGCGCCCGAAGCTGTGGAAGGTCATCCTTCTCAATGACGACTACACGCCGCGTGAATTCGTCGTCCTGGTGCTGATGGCGGTGTTCCGCATGACCGCGGACCACGCCTATGGCGTCATGATAACCGCGCATCAGCGCGGCGCCTGCGTCATCGCGGTCTTCACCAAGGACGTCGCCGACACGAAAGCAAAAGAGGCGACCGAACTCGGCAAGAGCAAGGGCTATCCACTATTCTTCACCACCGAGCCGGAAGAATAAGGAGACGGCTGGCCGGCGCATCTGCGGGGGTTCCGTCCGGTGCGCGAACGCTATATAAGCGGCGCGGAGTGACCCCGTAGCTCAGCAGGATAGAGCATCAGATTCCTAATCTGAGGGCCGGAGGTTCGAATCCTCTCGGGGTCGCCAATAAAATCAAAACCTTAGCTAAAAAATGTCCCTTAGAAACGACTGGAATGGCCTCCTGGACAACAACTGGGACAACATGACGACGAACGCAGCCATTAGGAAATCGAGCTCTTTTTCTTGACGGAGTGGACAAGTATCTGGACCGCAGGCTGGGATGACGCCTACTTGCATGAACGCGCGGCAGCGACTTGCGTTAATGGCCCCAGACCTGAAATATCAGCGCGCGTGGCTCAACTAGACTAGATAACCAGACTACGAATCTGAGGGTTGCGCGTTCAAATCGTGAAGCAAAGCGTGAAATCGTGTTGGCTAGACTTCCCTGATTATCGGCAGACTGACGGCTTGCCTTCAGTGGATACCCAGACACTTCTGAGATCAAGATTCCGGTCTAAGTGGACGTAGTGGGTGTCAATCAGCGTCGCGTTGACAAGCAATGCAAAGACGTTGAGCGCGAAATTAGTTTCCACGATCCGCGAGCATTCCATGCCGGTTGGAATTGGATTGGCGGCTGCTAAATTGCTGGCTCCCTCTCTACCCCTATAGTTGAGCCTCCGAGAACGAAGGCAATTGATCTGTGTCAAGACACGGCGTCATTTTCTGTGGAAGCAATCAGGCGGACGATCAGCGAAGAGCGGTCGACCATTTTCCAACCAGTATTAGTACAACGGAGGCGCGACCAATTCGCATCTCGTCTGGAAACTGGCGCCGCTTACGCTTATTGCTAGCAAACACCTGCGCGTACTAGAGAACGACATGCGTATTCTTCCCATATTGATTGTTGTTGTATTGGTGGCCGGAGCTGCGGGCGGTTACGCATACTGGCTCCAGGCCCAGTCATCACGCGTGCCGGCGGGTCTGGCGCGCGCGAATGGTCGAGTGGAGGTTGAACGAGTCGACGTGGCGACCAAATATGCCGGTCGCATTGCCGAATTGCATGTGAATGAAGGTGATGCCGTCCAAAAGGAAGAAGTTTTAGCCCGCCTCGATACGACGGAAATCCTTGCGCAATTGGCAGCTGCCCGAGCCGCCGTCCACCGCGCTCACCAGGGCACCGCGCGGGCAGAGGCCGATGTTGCGCTGCGTGAGGCCGATTTGACCCTTGCAGAAATCGAGCTTAGGCGCGCCGCGCGGCTCGCCGGCATCAATGCGGGTACCTTGGCGGAGTTGGACCGACGCACCGCGCAAAGGGATATTTCAAAGGCATCCCTCAGCAGCGCCAAGGCGGCCGTCGAAGACGCGAAAGCAGCCACCGAGGCCGCGGAAGCCCAAGTGACACAGATCGAAGCAGTCATTACTGACATGACTCTCAAAGCCCCCGTCTCGGGTCGCGTTGAATACCGCCTTGCCCAGAGCGGAGAGGTCGTGGGCGTGGGGGAGCGGGTGCTGACGCTTCTCAACCTTTCCGATGTGCATATGACTATCTTTCTCCCCACTGGGCAGGCCGGAAGGGTAGAGCTGGGTTCGGACGCACGGATCGTGCTCGACAGTGCCCCGGAGTATGTCGTGCCGGCCACCGTTACTTTCGTTGCCGCAGAGGCCCAGTTCACGCCCAAATATGTGGAGACGGCGAATGAGCGCGAAAAGCTGATGTACCGGATCAAGCTACACATAGATCCTGAAATCCTTCAGAAATACAGCGGCTATGTGAAAGCGGGCATGACGGGCAACGCCTATGTCAAGATACAGGGCAAAGCGACCTGGCCTGCCGACCTTGCACCGAGACTTCCAGATGTCCCCTGACGACCAGGCAGCTGTTCAGGTCAGCTCCGTGAGCCATCGCTACGGCGTCGTCGGCGCGCTTGACGGTATCAGTCTTT
This genomic stretch from Nordella sp. HKS 07 harbors:
- the rpmB gene encoding 50S ribosomal protein L28; amino-acid sequence: MARRCELTGKGVQVGNKVSHANNKTKTRFLPNLCNVNLISDAMGLSYNFRVSAIALKSVEHAGGLDAFLAKARGENLSLKARRLKKSVEKRVAAEKAA
- a CDS encoding helicase-related protein, producing MPASRSVTAVLGPTNTGKTHLAVERMLAHGSGMIGLPLRLLAREIYDRVRLRVGDHAVALVTGEEKIIPAAPRFWVATVEAMPSNIDVNFLAIDEIQLCADFERGHIFTDRLLNRRGREETMLLGAATMRPIIERLVPGTTFIARPRFSKLTYAGQKKLSRLPRRSAVVAFSAETVYAVAELIRRQRGGAAVVLGALSPRTRNAQVALFQSGDVDYLVATDAIGMGLNMDVDHVAFAATRKFDGFHYRNLTPSELGQIAGRAGRYLNDGTFGTTAEADPFDADTVERLENHKFDNVPVLQWRNRDLDFRSIDALKRSLGHFPRLEGLTRAQAGPDILALEALARDNEIAGLAASPVQVALLWDVCQIPDYRNISASEHSGLVGRIFEFLSRDKGRIPEDWFARQLSHCDRSDGDIDTLSNRIAHVRTWTFVANRGDWLEAPLFWQSRTREIEDKLSDALHVRLTQRFIDRRTSVLMRRLAQKEELMSTVEEDGALHVEGEYVGRIKGFHFIPDGADGATGKTVKAASLKAVAAEISGRAQTVAACPDPDLSLTRLGQIVWQNAPIARLEAGPSLLKPRIAIIADDQLTGTDREAVQARLEKFLSRHIANIAEPLIKLEEGEGLTGASRGIAFRLVETLGVLPRDQVAQEVKGLSQDERAALRKFGVRFGAFNIFVPVLLKPAATQLRLLLWALERSKDSKFDVETLPESPGQGLTSALFDRSTPRGFYGICGYRICGPRVVRIDMLERLADMIRDRVFWRPRFPEEPRPAGSIEGGGFTIVPDMMSLVGCSGEEFQAILRSLDFRMQKRKVKRLAPAAAAVETGNTEPAAVAATDDNTVPEGVEASAEPVPEASAEPAPEVSAEPVIETPTEPVAETPTEPVVEVPPEAAAAAIETEPPKDEAEPEAAPAAAAEAAPAESAADEIEIEVWWPKDTGPFRRERQKPEARPQPQQRHRRGKDRPEQKSQDGGKPAQRTHKPQRPPRPERKPEKPIDPDSPFAVLGALKAQLANKT
- a CDS encoding RNA-binding S4 domain-containing protein encodes the protein MNRQRIDKWLWFARMVKTRTLAAAIVSQGQVRLNKIKVVKPAQEVGPGDIITLAAHGRVRVLKVLGVAQRRGPSSEAQTLYEDIADPAASDNLQH
- the fdxA gene encoding ferredoxin FdxA, coding for MTYIVTENCIKCKYMDCVEVCPVDCFYEGDNMLVIHPDECIDCGVCEPECPADAIKPDTEPGLEKWLQLNTEYAPKWPNITVKRDAPPDAKEFDGVEGKFDKYFSPEPGEGD
- a CDS encoding CarD family transcriptional regulator, which gives rise to MKATAKKKPAVKAKTVATPKKMKPAVQPAKSAAKPAHKPEAKPHAPQPHKPAAHAPKPQAPAHPAKPQAPQAHKPAHPVHAPAAPAPITNMADKPVVATPAAKKLVFKVNELIVYPAHGVGRVVQIEEQEIAGITLELYIVDFEKEKLRLKVPTSKSEQKGMRKLADKPLIDHAMKVLKGRARVKRTMWSRRAQEYEAKINSGDLIAVAEVVRDLYRSERQPEQSYSERQLFEQALDRMAREIAAVKKIDDDMAIKEIETFLAKNAHRNTKADDGVPAEEAA
- the clpS gene encoding ATP-dependent Clp protease adapter ClpS, with product MSQQPVVKPRTKTRAKVERPKLWKVILLNDDYTPREFVVLVLMAVFRMTADHAYGVMITAHQRGACVIAVFTKDVADTKAKEATELGKSKGYPLFFTTEPEE
- a CDS encoding HlyD family secretion protein — its product is MRILPILIVVVLVAGAAGGYAYWLQAQSSRVPAGLARANGRVEVERVDVATKYAGRIAELHVNEGDAVQKEEVLARLDTTEILAQLAAARAAVHRAHQGTARAEADVALREADLTLAEIELRRAARLAGINAGTLAELDRRTAQRDISKASLSSAKAAVEDAKAATEAAEAQVTQIEAVITDMTLKAPVSGRVEYRLAQSGEVVGVGERVLTLLNLSDVHMTIFLPTGQAGRVELGSDARIVLDSAPEYVVPATVTFVAAEAQFTPKYVETANEREKLMYRIKLHIDPEILQKYSGYVKAGMTGNAYVKIQGKATWPADLAPRLPDVP